In a single window of the Patescibacteria group bacterium genome:
- a CDS encoding transposase → MPSKRIKFESGEFFHIYNRGTDKRDIFSDVYDYERFVLSLKEFNNIEPVYSLYLKSMKDAHFRRPTSKALDVGRLKTPLVEIIAYSLLPNHFHILVKQKEDGGISEFMKRMGGGYTKFYNSKHERSGAWQKWAFERN, encoded by the coding sequence ATGCCATCCAAAAGAATTAAATTTGAATCAGGGGAGTTCTTTCATATTTATAATCGCGGAACTGATAAGCGCGATATTTTTTCAGATGTTTATGACTATGAAAGGTTTGTTTTGAGTTTAAAAGAATTTAATAATATCGAGCCAGTATATAGTTTATATCTTAAAAGCATGAAAGACGCGCATTTTAGACGTCCGACGTCTAAGGCCTTAGACGTCGGACGTCTAAAAACTCCGTTAGTTGAAATTATCGCGTATAGTTTATTACCCAATCATTTTCACATATTAGTAAAACAAAAAGAGGATGGAGGTATTTCTGAGTTTATGAAAAGAATGGGTGGTGGATATACCAAATTTTATAACAGTAAACATGAAAGGTCAGGTGCTTGGCAGAAATGGGCATTTGAGAGGAATTAA